The Onychostoma macrolepis isolate SWU-2019 chromosome 18, ASM1243209v1, whole genome shotgun sequence genome includes the window AACAGTTAATAAAgttattgcagttgttgttcATGACATAAAGTCATAATAAATGAACATGGATCTCCTTCAAAGCATAgttcattgtcattttaaatctttaccaGTCTTTGTCACTATCCTTTAAATTACTAGGTTTCCCCCTATTTGTCATCAAGTTTtaatcatttgaaatataataaaatttagtATGATCACATATTCTGTAATAGATGTATAATAAGTACAAGTCAGGATTTGcatgtttcatttttgaaaCATAATTTCACCcataatttgacattttcacaaacgttatttaaaacagtaaaGTAGACACTTTATTTGCATTTCATATGCTTTCTATGTttataaaatcacttttgttttaatttgatgCAAACACCAGAATattatattcttatttttaaaagcCAAGCTACAAACCACCAGGATGTGATTCACAAATGAAGGCCAGACATAGTTTTGAAATGAAGGCCAGACAAAGTTTTGAAATGAAGGCCAGACAAAGTGTGTGTGACACAAAAAgataattatgaataattttttttttcatatatatatttgtggaTCTCATTCtatgtttactttttaatcaatctcgttgcatttatttgtggaCCATGAACTATTTATGTGGAATAATGGAACAAAACTTGTCTTCATATGAATTTGCTTTTGAGAATTTTTTGATCACCTGCAAGACTACGTTtaaatttacattcatgcatttggcagacacttttatccaaggTGACTTACAGTGCTCATATTACAGGGACCGTGCTTTATAATGTTGTACAAATGTATAAAGGAAATTATATGTTATTCTGTTTATAATTAGGCTTATTTTGAGCCACTGACTGACCCACTGACATTTAAtaagtctctgtgtgtgtgtgtgtgttgcaggcGTATAAAGTGGCGTTAGACTCTTTGGGACACAGTGAATATGCTCTGAAGGCCGGATTTCACCTTAATCCCAAATCAGTGGAAACAGCTTTGCAGGTATGTTTGCCGTGTGTGGAATTACAGTTTAGTGCAGATTAAAGCTGCTTTCTGGAGGTTCATGTGTTCAACAGTTGCACGGAGACAGATGTTTGACTGTCCACATCATGTGTGATCTTCTGGATAAGAACTGTTCGGTTAGACAGGGAGAAGCATCTTACATGTTAAACAACCAGCCTCATTGCTTCAAATGAAACGTTGAACGTTGTAACCTTTCAATTCATTCTTCTACAGAACTGCTCATTTTGTAAACATGACtttgcatttgtgtgttttcatgtaTTTGGGTCAGTCATGTgattttattatgcatttttgcAGGGCTGCTGTAGTGACGCTGAGGCCCAGCAGGCCGGACGCTTTCACACCACGTCTCAGCCCATCCAGTGTGAATTACCCACAATCCCCGTCCAGATCGGCTCTCATCTCCTCCGAGGAATTTCCTTCAATGAAAGCGCATCAGATAACCTCAAGCTTAAAACGGTACTCAGAACACACACTTTTGATTGATGACTAGAGTTGGGATGAGATCCCAGCTGGAAATGTTTTCCATGAAAGAGAGTACAAAAATAAGAAAGGATAAAACTAGGAGAAGCACGCACATCTCACACTGTTTGTTTTAACCTCTGTCATGTGCAGCTCATGTCGGCCTCATTTTTCACAtctaaaacaagaaaatgaGGCCTTTTTAAGACCATTTAGCAGTTTTTTTCCTTATGACAATTAGGCACGTTTTCATTGAGACCTTTTTGAAAAATctgtacttttattcagcagggatgcattaaattgatcaaaagtgacattaaagacatttataatgttacaaaagatttctatttctaataaatgctgttttgaactttctattcatcaaagaatcctgaaaaataaaatgcatcagtttccacaaaaatatgaagcagcacaactgttttcaacattgataataatcagaaatgtttcatgagcagcaaatcagcatattagaatgatttctgaaggatcatgtgacactgaagactggagtaatgatcacagaaataaattacattttacaattattcaaatagttattttaaattgtaatatttcacaattttacagttttaatttatttttgattaaataaatgcagccttggtgagcagaagagactttcaaaaacatcttactgacctcaaatttGTTGAGTAGTACATTCATGCACATTACAGTGAAAATAATCATCTTATCTCATTTAATGTAATCTCTTCCCAGCATGCCGTGCTGCAGCTGATCAAAGATGCGGTGGATCAGAACGGTGTGGCCGTGCGAGATGATTCGCCCGTCACAGAGGTGCTGAACCAGGTGTGTCCCTCCAGCTGGAGAGGAGCCTGTAAGACGGCCGTTCAGCTGCTGTTTGGACAGGCTGGACTGGTGAGTTTCACACATTTGACAAAGAGCATAAAGTCTGATCCACATTGCACCTTATTCCAGACAGGAACGGACCACTTGGACAGGAAGACATGCGTAAAACCATCCACCaccattcactttttttttgtatgtatgtatttagcAGGCACTTTTATCCAATGCAACTTgcattgttttaatgcattcaatgcagattactttttatcacttcgaattagtttttatttaaaaatgttctctttttttattttaaatgtaatgtttttgttatttttatcatttattttattattattttttaaatatgtataacaatgtttaatttttatttcatatatattcaGCAACTAGCTAATGATAAGGTTATCATgtgcattttttatattttatttttaacatttatttcaaggaacaaaaaggttttttatggttttagttttctATAATAACCTTGATATTCCAGAATAGTTTTATTGGTCCACTGTCAGCAACGTTCAcatgaaagaaagaatgaaagtcTAAATACTGAGGATTTGGAAAAGGCCTCCGGCTACaggaaaattatttctgaataatcataAAAGGGTTTCCATGACGCCATTTCTGTCCTTGCTGTGTGTGTGGTCAGAGTGACCGTGACCTTTgggcgtgtgtgtgtttttagtggaGAGTTGCCGTCAGTTGAGTCACATTGAGGATACACCTGCGCTATTAATAACAATAGCCCACTTCCTGTTTGATAGGAAACGCCCTCTCCGTTTCAAACGCAACTGAATGCTGTGGCTCTTTTCAAGAACTGTGGGAaatgtttcatttgtgttttcgTATGGAAACGGTTCCTGACAGTGATGAAAAGTCAGGTTACTGGGGCTCTCAAGCGTCCACTTTGCTTTAGTTTGACTGTGAAATGATTGATTATGATCACTGGACGAGCAACACATGATTTATACTGGCAGATCTTCATGACAGTGTGTGCAGTACAGTTATTAAAGCTgatggtgtatgtgtgtgcaggTTGTGGTTGACACGGCTCAGATTGAGAATAAGGAAGCTTACGCCCCTCAGATCTGTCTTGAAGGATCTAAAGTTGTGATCCAAGTTCCATCTACATGGTGAGTAACCGTATatggtaagatttatgtaattataGCAGTTAATTGAATCTCAGTAGACCGACAGCAGATCCACGTCTTCTATGTCTACAGGTTCAAGCTGCTTTATTTACAACTAATATTGTATGAATGACATTAAcctttattttcttaatgaaGACATTAACCCCTGTTAATTTGGGTCATTTTGAGTCAGTTTCCAGAAAAGCATCATGTTTTCTATTAAATAGCAAATTGAAAGTGGTTATATaattgctgtatttttatattgttaaattattgtatttaattctTTACTCATAAGTTTACCATGAAAACAGACTTTCCTGACGatatggcatttttttttttatacagtaatatatacaataaaatattagagtaaaataaaatgaataacatCGAAATCTAATCTTATCTTCTAAATGTACTTTTTGTCTTGTAGGTGTCTGAAGGAGGATCCAGCGACAATGTCTCTGCTGCAGCGCAGTCTGGATCCAGAGAAGACCCTCGGTCTGGTGGATGTGCTTTACACAGCTGTGTTTGACCTCCAGCGCTGGAAAGAGCGCAAGTCAGTGTCAGCATTAGTGCTGGAATCATACCTTCACATAGATCCCTCAAAGACAATaggaattttaaaatgttcaaaagtttggggttaagataactaaaattaaaactgaaatcaaattgttttgtttagtttagtttagtttaatttagatCATTTATTTAATAGGGACCATGCACAACACAAATGTCATGCTAGAGTTTGCTAATTTGCATCTGTAGTCCCTGGGCAggatattgttaaaaaattgcAGCACTCtatcacaataaaaaaattttaaaaaaagaagaaaaataataatagtaatatcaCATGAAAAATTACTATATCACAAAAAAGTATAAAACTAAGTAGAcataaagaataataaaaacaaaattaccaaaacttaaaacttttaaaaagaactgttatgaaaatgttatgatAATGATATATagttatcatttttttattattattattattataaaattttttAACACAGAATCCTTGTGAAATACAATCtagaaaataatacaattttacactcacacacacaatgtatacgttactgaaaaaatatatatttatatgtactaaaataacaaatcttaaagctgaaataaaatcaataaaagctatataaaaataaaaatgacgaaaaaaaaaaaaaaactttaaaattaaaatggaaaagttaaaaactaattcaaaatttgAATACAAACTATAATAGCACCTCCATGATACTAAAGTAagactgaaaatgtatttatttgctggTGTTTCTGTGTGCAGGGAACAGACTTTGCCCACCATTCAGATCCAGCTACAACGAGACATGACTGATTACGGCGGCCCCGTCGATCTCCCTCCGGGGAACAGCACCAAATCCTCTGGCGGACTCCCCAAAACCATCTCCAAACTCACCTCACGCTTCACCAAGAAAACCTCGTCCAACTCCAGCGCAGGCGGCAGCTACTCCATCCCCAGCACCCCGTCACGGAGCAGCGGCAGCTCAGACGACAAATCCAGCCGCCTGCACAGCCTCCTGCAGATGAGCAGCATGCCATGCACACCTGACCCCAGCCATGCGCAGATCACCAACGGTGCGTCCGCAGACGAGCAGAGCATGAACCTGCCCACCGACCAGGAGATGCAAGACGTCATCGACTTCCTATCGGGGTTCAACATGGGGAAATCCCAGCAGGCGTCTCCGCTGGTGAAGAGGAGGAACTCGGTGGCGTCTACGAATGCGGCCGACTTGAAGCCGCCCAGCGGCGCGGCTCCACCCCTCTCGCAGTCTCAAGTGTCTCAAGTGTTGGCGCAAACCTTGCAGCAAccaacacaacaacaacaacagcagcagcagcagcagcagcaacaacagcaGCTTCCTTCAACGCCAAAACAGCAGCAAACGCAGCCGCATTCGCAGCCGACCTCGCAGACTCTGCCGTTCTACCAGCATCTCTTGCAGCCGATCGTTCAGCCGCAGCAAACGGCGCCGGTTTCCCCGCAGCTCTCTTCCCAGCAGCCCCCGCAACCGAGAGCTCCCAGCAAGTGGCCCCAGGGGCCTTTAGGGGGCCTCTCGCCCATCGGGCCCTTGACGCAGTGGCCCGCCCCGGGCCTGCCGGACCTCAGCTCTGACCTCTACAGTCTGGGGCTGGTCAGTACGTACATGGACAGCATGATGTCTGAGATGCTCGGCCACAAGCCCCCGCAGGGACCCCGGAACAACACCTGGCCCAACAGAGACCAAAGTGACCAGAGTCTGTTCGGGGTGTTGGGAGACTCCATGCCCTTTGACCCTGCAGGTGAGCAGAGAGCGGTcagctcatatatatatatatatatatatatatgtatatatatgtatatatatgtatatgtgtgtgtgaataaagttgaaaacaattactataaaattacaaataaaatgacaaaagtacaagtactaaatgaaaatataaatacaaaaaaacaacaactgtgaCAGTTCCAGCTAAAAAGgcatttttacatatatatgcaGCATAcgaatgtgtttttattttattttttttattttagattttgtatttctttgtgacttttttttattaattttttttttttttcagttttagtaattttcatACTTAaccaatttattttagttagttgcaacatttatttatttttttttcagttttgcatctatgtatattttagatttttgtatattttagaagtttaaagtgtgtgtgtatgctatCAGTTC containing:
- the LOC131524129 gene encoding granule associated Rac and RHOG effector protein 1-like, with amino-acid sequence MYCCSAQESKMDYKLRFLLGGSKHKVQQHQQFQLPELSRTLSAPLGSSCSTPSPMATIGSSPSGCHAPPPGATTAIADIQQGISKYLDALNAFCRASAFLTELFGSVFRDSRYSKAAMQLKDVQEHVMETTSRLTTAIKPEIGKMLMELSAGAANFKDQNDFSLQDVEVLGRCFLTVMQVHFQFLSQALQKVQPVAQSCLAEALAQVQERHGNAHTQNTSPGPLTELEEAVRSWKGASEVTACLRERGRDGCLSGIQVQQLFCSQNTSIPEHQLKELNAKIDNALQAYKVALDSLGHSEYALKAGFHLNPKSVETALQGCCSDAEAQQAGRFHTTSQPIQCELPTIPVQIGSHLLRGISFNESASDNLKLKTHAVLQLIKDAVDQNGVAVRDDSPVTEVLNQVCPSSWRGACKTAVQLLFGQAGLVVVDTAQIENKEAYAPQICLEGSKVVIQVPSTWCLKEDPATMSLLQRSLDPEKTLGLVDVLYTAVFDLQRWKERKEQTLPTIQIQLQRDMTDYGGPVDLPPGNSTKSSGGLPKTISKLTSRFTKKTSSNSSAGGSYSIPSTPSRSSGSSDDKSSRLHSLLQMSSMPCTPDPSHAQITNGASADEQSMNLPTDQEMQDVIDFLSGFNMGKSQQASPLVKRRNSVASTNAADLKPPSGAAPPLSQSQVSQVLAQTLQQPTQQQQQQQQQQQQQQQLPSTPKQQQTQPHSQPTSQTLPFYQHLLQPIVQPQQTAPVSPQLSSQQPPQPRAPSKWPQGPLGGLSPIGPLTQWPAPGLPDLSSDLYSLGLVSTYMDSMMSEMLGHKPPQGPRNNTWPNRDQSDQSLFGVLGDSMPFDPAVGSDPEFARYVAGVNQAMQQKRQAQHVRRPSNTRSNWPHPDEQHRGWTQYYSEGEAVNSGWSANQGDSASSSDETSSANGDSLFSMFSGPDLVAAVKQRRKHSCGEQEVCTLPSPPLHHASDDSNQDSKTKTWPPKAPWQHSSHTNTMPNPSSSLYQMTIPSSQWGDSMQMLQSPVWSTASDCPPSSGISSGFPFTQQQQQQQQQQQQQVSQHKILSKGFKTFPLKPEHRPSYLHQY